The Babylonia areolata isolate BAREFJ2019XMU chromosome 22, ASM4173473v1, whole genome shotgun sequence genome contains a region encoding:
- the LOC143297040 gene encoding ADP-ribosylation factor-like protein 15, whose translation MCESFQILCALCRVGLYALYRRLCCKGPNPTRPNFSILCIGLEGCGKSSILAVLSGDDLHKVEPTIGFSIKAVLFDDCILDVKELGGGEKVRPYWDRYYQVFQGIIFVVKSTGSAEELETAKQELVKALNHPQLKTLPLLLLANYSDVEGARSAEEITALLDLEKEVGDSRHWQVRSCNIHDKEGLETIFQSFNEVLMNNLEVEIEKRKNSSPQHSHSNRV comes from the exons ATGTGTGAAAGTTTTCAGATTCTGTGTGCGctctgtcgtgttgggttgtATGCG CTATACAGACGACTGTGCTGCAAAGGCCCCAACCCAACACGACCGAACTTCAGCATTCTGTGCATTGGTCTGGAAGGATGTGGGAAGAGCTCCATCTTGGCTGTACTCAGTGGGGACGATCTGCATAAAGTAGAACCCACAATCG GCTTTAGCATAAAGGCTGTGCTATTTGATGATTGCATCCTGGATGTAAAAGAATTAGGAG GTGGGGAGAAGGTGCGCCCCTACTGGGACAGGTACTACCAGGTGTTCCAGGGCATCATCTTTGTGGTGAAGAGCACGGGCAGCGCAGAGGAGCTGGAGACGGCCAAGCAGGAGCTGGTGAAAGCCCTGAACCACCCCCAGCTGAagaccctgcccctcctcctcctggctAACTACTCTGACGTGGAGGGGGCACGTTCCGCTGAGGAG ATCACCGCCCTCTTGGACCTGGAGAAGGAGGTGGGCGACTCTCGCCACTGGCAGGTCCGCTCGTGCAACATCCACGACAAGGAGGGCCTGGAGACCATCTTCCAGTCCTTCAACGAGGTCCTCATGAACAACCTGGAGGTGGAGATCGAGAAGCGCAAGAACAGCTCCCCCCAGCATAGCCATAGCAACCGCGTATAG